From the Acipenser ruthenus chromosome 5, fAciRut3.2 maternal haplotype, whole genome shotgun sequence genome, the window AGAGAGCTGCCACGTCTTCATCAGCTATAGCAGCGCCGACTCCAGCTGGGCCCACAGCTTCATTGACAGGCTGGAATCGTCTCGGCCTGGCCTGCGGACCTGCTTCCACCAGAGGGACTTTGTGCCGGGGAGGACCGTGCTGGAAAACATGTCTGACTGCATCCAGGGCAGCCAGAAGGTGCTGCTGGTCCTCAGCAAGGACTTCCTGCAGAGCCGCTGGTGCCTCCTGGAAGCCAACCTGTCCCTCTTCAGAGACTGCATCGAGCGCAAGCCTGTGCTGCCCGTGCTGCTGGAGCCTTGCGCTGTGCCCATGCACCTCAGTCACCTTACCTACCTGGAGGCATGGGACCCCAACTTCTTCAGCAAGGTCCTCAAGGTCCTCTGCACCCCTAACTGTCACCTGAGCAGCTCCACTGTGGTGCCCTTCCAGCCCCCCTCTGTCTACAATGGGAAAGTACTGCTGACCATGAGTTCAGTGGACCAGGAGGATATACCAACATGGAAGACGGGGGAGTTCAGTGACCTGGACATTCCTGATCATCTCCGAATGGTCATTGAAGATTCTGAAAACTACAAGAAGGCCATCAGGATGATAAACTCGGTGCCTCCTCCCACATTTTGCTTTAAAAATCCTTGGGTGCGAGGTGGTTTAATATTATTAGTAATTTCATTGCAAGTACCTGTGTTACTTCTTTTTGTCATGGCCAGCGTGAACACACATATACCAGTAGAATGTTCTttcataataatatttttaatgatCATATGGTGTTTTATGGTGTTCATCTTAGCTGTAAACACCGCTTACTGGGGAAAGGAGAAGGGGAAGGAGAATCTGATAGTAATGAAACGGCGTGCTGGTGAGGCTAACGCCCTCCTGCTACATGAGAAGCTGCTGATTGGCTGCGAGTCCAGAACTAAGCTCCACTTCGTCTACCTGTCCCTGGAAGGGTGCCAGGCCACCTTCATGGAGACCTTTCGGGGGAGCACCCCCCCTGGGGAGAAGATGCTGCACACTGCCCTACTCTACTTCTCCTCAGGGTATGCCTGCTGTGTGGCCAGGAAGCATTTCCCTTTCCCTCTGCCAGTGGGAACCTCCCCAGGACACCTGGTGGGAAGTGTGTGTTTCTGCCAGTACGTGGCCCAGAGATTAGGACAAGGGATGTGGGATTAGAGTGAGGGGTGAGGGGTCAAGGCATACAGGGTGCTTACATTGAAGAAGTTATTGAGAGTTGTTTATAATCTAGACTACGTTGATTTATCACAGTACTAACACTTGATTGGATGTAATCTTAATTTCAAATTAAAACTTTTTTGGTTCTGATATTTTTATCTAAGTgtggtttcatttttattttattttattttctgggaAACAACAGCTGTCCAGTGAAAAAGTAAAtcttttgagggttttttttaggATGTTTTCTTACTGAATAACAAAAACTTCCTGTCACAGGTTCCCCATGCAGATAAATAAGTGACGGTTTTATGAAACGTCTACTAGATTACAATGGAgaaccagaaaaaaacaaaacaaaatatcaaacaccATTATACCAGAAATAATCACTAAAAGCATATCGGTTTTGTTCAAAATtttaacttttaaacagcatAACATTTAC encodes:
- the LOC117402198 gene encoding uncharacterized protein LOC117402198, translated to MASQDQRQPLVSEGCEGEDSSCEALVAPVLRGGESCHVFISYSSADSSWAHSFIDRLESSRPGLRTCFHQRDFVPGRTVLENMSDCIQGSQKVLLVLSKDFLQSRWCLLEANLSLFRDCIERKPVLPVLLEPCAVPMHLSHLTYLEAWDPNFFSKVLKVLCTPNCHLSSSTVVPFQPPSVYNGKVLLTMSSVDQEDIPTWKTGEFSDLDIPDHLRMVIEDSENYKKAIRMINSVPPPTFCFKNPWVRGGLILLVISLQVPVLLLFVMASVNTHIPVECSFIIIFLMIIWCFMVFILAVNTAYWGKEKGKENLIVMKRRAGEANALLLHEKLLIGCESRTKLHFVYLSLEGCQATFMETFRGSTPPGEKMLHTALLYFSSGYACCVARKHFPFPLPVGTSPGHLVGSVCFCQYVAQRLGQGMWD